A single Mytilus trossulus isolate FHL-02 chromosome 12, PNRI_Mtr1.1.1.hap1, whole genome shotgun sequence DNA region contains:
- the LOC134693307 gene encoding uncharacterized protein LOC134693307 isoform X2, with translation MAEVGTFLVVTKSHFDNRFHIVAFDGQKLFDINLQDDYVNAIQPGKIYQFNVMYHDRNPTSIASKIISVQGQPKPIKMPPFGMFSALGKLAYTDFHDMFKVSSEEPYLDAGSNIPPPKAYLCKGDFLKKQIMPDGKTRCLISLDSREMNLQYAGYGINGVHLDSFDGLPTEYDPNLAWRTYTILFLVADPITGS, from the exons ATGGCGGAAGT aggAACTTTTTTAGTTGTTACGAAATCGCACTTTGACAATCGCTTTCACATAGTAGCATTTGATGGTCAGAAACTTTTTGATATAAACCTGCAAGATGATTATGTGAACGCTATACAGCCGGGTAAAATCTATCAATTTAATGTTATGTATCATGATCGTAATCCAACTTCAATCGCATCAAAGATAATCAGTGTGCAAGGGCAACCAAAGCCCATTAAAATGCCTCCTTTTGGCATGTTCAGTGCGCTTGGAAAATTGGCCTACACTGACTTTCATGATATGTTTAAGGTGTCATCCGAGGAACCATATCTAGACGCCGGAAGTAATATCCCTCCGCCAAAAGCATATCTTTGCAAAGGAGActtcttaaaaaaacagataatgCCTGATGGGAAAACGAGATGTCTTATCAGCCTAGATAGTCGAGAAATGAACCTGCAGTATGCTGGATATGGCATAAACGGTGTCCATTTGGATAGCTTTGATGGATTACCAACCGAGTATGATCCGAACTTAGCATGGCGCACATATACAATCCTATTCCTTGTAGCAGATCCAATCACCGGCTCATG A
- the LOC134693307 gene encoding uncharacterized protein LOC134693307 isoform X1, translating to MAEVGTFLVVTKSHFDNRFHIVAFDGQKLFDINLQDDYVNAIQPGKIYQFNVMYHDRNPTSIASKIISVQGQPKPIKMPPFGMFSALGKLAYTDFHDMFKVSSEEPYLDAGSNIPPPKAYLCKGDFLKKQIMPDGKTRCLISLDSREMNLQYAGYGINGVHLDSFDGLPTEYDPNLAWRTYTILFLVADPITGSWYGPRNYIIVAAIF from the exons ATGGCGGAAGT aggAACTTTTTTAGTTGTTACGAAATCGCACTTTGACAATCGCTTTCACATAGTAGCATTTGATGGTCAGAAACTTTTTGATATAAACCTGCAAGATGATTATGTGAACGCTATACAGCCGGGTAAAATCTATCAATTTAATGTTATGTATCATGATCGTAATCCAACTTCAATCGCATCAAAGATAATCAGTGTGCAAGGGCAACCAAAGCCCATTAAAATGCCTCCTTTTGGCATGTTCAGTGCGCTTGGAAAATTGGCCTACACTGACTTTCATGATATGTTTAAGGTGTCATCCGAGGAACCATATCTAGACGCCGGAAGTAATATCCCTCCGCCAAAAGCATATCTTTGCAAAGGAGActtcttaaaaaaacagataatgCCTGATGGGAAAACGAGATGTCTTATCAGCCTAGATAGTCGAGAAATGAACCTGCAGTATGCTGGATATGGCATAAACGGTGTCCATTTGGATAGCTTTGATGGATTACCAACCGAGTATGATCCGAACTTAGCATGGCGCACATATACAATCCTATTCCTTGTAGCAGATCCAATCACCGGCTCATGGTATGGTCCAAGAAATTACATCATTGTGGCTGCAATATTTTAG